In Hyphomicrobium denitrificans ATCC 51888, the DNA window GCAGCGGGTAGTCGCACGTCGAACGACGACGGTGACGCGGGAGCACGGGAATGACGCGCGGTGGCGGGGCAGAGGGAGCCTCGCTGGGGCCGGCTGAAAAGCCTCCGCGCCATATTCCCGTGCTTCGTTCCGAGGTCCTCGAGACGCTCGCGCCGAAGGCCGGCGAAACCTACATCGATGGTACGTTCGGCGCAGGCGGATATACGCGCGCAATTCTTGAAGCTGCCGACTGCCGAGTGCTGGCGCTGGATCGCGACCCCAATGCCATCCGAGGCGCAGCGCCGTTGCTGGCCGAGTTCGCTCCGCGGCTGACGCTCGTCGAATCGCCTTTCAGCCGGCTTGAGGAAGTCGCTCAGGACGCGCTCGGCGGGGCGCAGGTGGACGGCGTCGTGCTCGACATCGGCGTCTCGTCGATGCAGCTCGACGATGCGGAGCGCGGCTTTTCCTTTCAACACGACGGCCCGCTCGACATGCGCATGTCGAGCAACGGGCAGACGGTCGCCGATTTCGTCAATTCGGCAGCGGAAGAGATAATCGCCAACGTCATTTACGCGTTCGGAGAGGAACACAAGTCGCGGGCGATTGCGCGCGCGATCGTCAGGCGTCGCGCGGAGACGCCGTATGCACGTACGCGGGAACTCGCCGACACGGTGTCTCGCGTTTTTCACGGACGCAAAGTCGACGGCCGGCACCCGGCGACGCGGACGTTTCAGGCGTTGCGGATTTTCATCAACGACGAGCTTGGCGAACTGGCTTCGGCGCTATCGGCTGCTGAGCGCGTGCTGAGGCCCGGCGGGCGTCTTGTCGTTGTCTCGTTTCACAGCCTGGAAGACCGGATCGTTAAAAAATTCATCGCCGAGCGCAGCGGCAAAACCCAGTCCGTTTCACGCCATTTGCCAACAGAAACGATAAAAAGCACGCCTCCAAGTTTCCGAATTGTTAACTCGCGGCCGTTAACACCTTCTAAAGGTGAATTGGATGTGAACCCGCGTGCTCGGTCGGCACGTCTCAGAGCAGCATTTCGTACAGACTCGGATCCTTGGCCGCTCAATCGCGAAACGTTAGGTTTTCCTGCGTTCGAGGATTAGTATCTAGGGTTGAGTCCAGAGTAAACGGAGAGAGCCCGCCATGCGTCTCCTGAACATTGCCGCGTTTTTCTTCGCCATCACGAGCGCACTGCTCCTTTACGGACTGAATTACGACACCCGGCGTCTCGAAGCGGAAGTGCAGTCGAAAGAACGCGCTGCGGAGCGCGCTCGCGACGACATCGCGGTGCTCAAGGCGGAACGCGGAACGCTGGCTCGTCCGGACCGCATCGACGGACTGGCGCGGCAGATCGGTCTTGCGCCTCCGCGTGTCGATCAATTCGCCAATGGGCGCGAAGTGTCCGATCTCGGCGAGCAGGATCGTGGCAATGGCCGCTGACGGCACTCTGGCGATCGGCCGCCCGGCGCCTGACGACGTTCGTAAGCGGCGCACGCGCAGCGCGACGGAAACGGTCGTCTATGGCTTTCTCTTTTTCGCGTTCGCGGAAGTCGCGATTCATCTGCTCACGCTGGCGGCTGGTCATCAGGCGGCCGTGACGCTCGCGGTTTCGGAGCCGGTCGCGACGAGCTTCAGCCGTCCCGATATCGTCGATCGCAATGGCCGGCTTCTGGCGACGGATTTGGAAGCGCCGTCGATCTATGCCGATCCGGGCGTCGTGCTCGACCGGGACGAACTCGTTGAAAAGCTCGCGACGGTTTTGCCGGATATCGATCAGAAAGAGCTTCTGCGGGCGCTTTCGGACCGCTCGCGCCGTTTCGTCTGGGTGCGCCGGGGCGTGTCGCCGAAAATCGCGCAGCGCGTGCATGATCTCGGACTTCCCGGGCTTTCCTTCCGCTATGAGTTGAAGCGAGCGTATCCGGCGGGACTGCTCGCAGGCCACGTGCTCGGTACGGTCAACGTCGACAATCGCGGACTGACTGGCATCGAGAAATACATCGACGACAGCGTCGGCACCGATCCGGTTCATGCGGCGTCGCTCTCGACGCGGATGCCTGTGCGGCTTTCCCTCGACATCGGTGTTCAGCATGCGCTCGAAGACGAACTCGACGATGCGGAACAGAAATACCGGGCGGCCGGTTCTGCGGGCATTGTCCTCAACGTCAAAACGGGAGAAGTGCTCGCCAGTGCATCGACGCCGCGGATCAATCCGGCGTGGCCGTCACAGGCGCATGACGACAAATATCTCGACAAGATGACCGCCGGAACGTACGAGCTCGGCTCCGTCTTCAAGACGCTGACGATCGCGATGGCGCTGGATGAAGGTCTCGCCAAGCCGGATACGATCATCGACGTGCGCAAGCCGTTGGAGGTCGGACGTTTCACGGTGACCGACTTCCATCCCGCGAACCGGCCTTTGAGCGTGACAGAAGTTTTCACGCATTCGTCCAACATCGGCGCGGGCATGCTGGCGCTGCAGGCCGGGCCGGACAAATTCGAGGCGTTCCTGCGCAAATTCGGAATGTTGTCGCCGCTCAAGACGGAAGAAGGCCCCGTGGCCGCGCCACAGCTGCCGCCGAAATGGGGGAAAGCGTCGACGATCACGATATCCTACGGGCACGGTCTGGCCGTTGCACCGTTGCAATTCGCGGCGGCGACGGCGTCGGTTCTGAATGACGGCAAGCCGGTTCATCCGACCTTTCTCAAGCGCTACGGCGGCGATCAGGCTGCCGAGAAATCGCTCGTCACGCGCACGACGTCCCGCGATATGGCGCGCCTGATGCGGCTCAACGTGACCGCGCCGGATGGGACCGGCAAGGAGGCCGACGTTCCGGGTTATCGCGTCGGCGGGAAGACCGGTACGGCCGACATGCCGGGTCGCGGAGGGTATTCGTCGAAGTCCGTGATCTCGTCGTTTCTCGGAGCGTTCCCGATGGATGATCCGCAGTATGTGACATTCGTCATCCTGTTCGATCCGAAGGGAACGGCGGAGACGAAGGGCCAGCATACGGCGGGTTACACCGCGGCGCCGGTCACAAGCCGCTTGATCTCGCGGATTGCGGGGCAACTCGGCGTGGCACCGACGGACGTGGCGGCAAGCCAATAGGCGGACCGGAGCAAACCCGGTGGCGATTTGACGACCGAGGGGTCTGCCACGTATCTAACTTCCGCGAATTCATCCGCGCGATTTGATGCGGCCGAGACGACACGGGCGAGGGGAAGTATGCGGCTTAGCGATGTGCTGCCGGCCGGCATCGAGCCGCCTCCTGGCGCAGGCTCCGTTGAAGTGACAGGAATAACGGCGGCAAGCGCGGCGGTCGGCAAGGGCGCCATTTTCGCGGCGCTACCGGGATCGAAGGTCGACGGCGCGTCGTATGTTCCGGACGCGCTCCAGCGCGGCGCCAGCGCCATTGTTATCGGTAAGGGAAAAGGCGTCACGGTTCCTGCCGGCGTTGCGCTGATCGAGGTCGACAATCCGCGCGCGGCACTCGCGAAGATTGCCGCGAAATTTGCCGGTCGCCAGCCGCGCTGCGCGGTCGCGGTGACGGGAACGAGCGGCAAGACTTCAGTCGCCGATTTTACGCGGCAGATCTTTACGTCGCTCGGGCGCAAGGCGGCGTCGGTCGGGACGATTGGGATCGTGAAGCCTGATGGGGCCGTCTACGGATCGCTGACGACGCCCGACCCGGTGACGCTGCACACGACGCTTGCCTCACTCGCCGATGAAGGCGTGACGCATCTCGCATTCGAGGCGTCGTCGCACGGGCTCGATCAGAACCGTCTGGATGGCGTTGAATTGAGCGCGGCTGCATTCACGAATCTCGGCCGCGATCACATGGATTATCATCCGACGGAAGAAGCTTATCTCGCCGCCAAGCTCCGGCTGTTCATGGAACTTCTGCAACCGGGGCAACCGGCCGTGATCAACACGGACGGGGCGCGATCTGCCGACGTTGCGGCGGCAGCGAAAGCGCGCGGTCTTCGCGTCATGACGGTCGGGCAGTCGGGCGATACGCTGAAACGGACTTCACTGACACGCGACGGGTTTCAGCAGCGCATCGGAATTCTGTTCGATGGCCGGAGCTTTGACGTGCGGTTGCCGCTCGTCGGCGCTTATCAGGTGGAGAATGCGCTCGTCGCGGCGGGCCTGGCGATTGCAACGGGCGAAAAGGCTGATGCGGTTCTCGCAGCACTCGAAAGTCTCAAGGGCGTGCCGGGGCGATTGGAAATTATCGGGGAACGGAATGGCGGTCTTGCCGTCGTCGATTACGCGCATAAGCCGGAAGCGTTGGCCGCAGCGCTCGATGCGTGCCGGCCGTTCGTGACGGGCCGTCTGATTTCCGTCTTCGGCTGCGGCGGCGATCGCGACAAGGGTAAACGGCCGATCATGGGTCGCATTTCGGTCGAGAAAGCTGACGTGACGATTGTGACGGATGATAATCCGCGC includes these proteins:
- the ftsL gene encoding cell division protein FtsL, coding for MRLLNIAAFFFAITSALLLYGLNYDTRRLEAEVQSKERAAERARDDIAVLKAERGTLARPDRIDGLARQIGLAPPRVDQFANGREVSDLGEQDRGNGR
- a CDS encoding peptidoglycan D,D-transpeptidase FtsI family protein translates to MAADGTLAIGRPAPDDVRKRRTRSATETVVYGFLFFAFAEVAIHLLTLAAGHQAAVTLAVSEPVATSFSRPDIVDRNGRLLATDLEAPSIYADPGVVLDRDELVEKLATVLPDIDQKELLRALSDRSRRFVWVRRGVSPKIAQRVHDLGLPGLSFRYELKRAYPAGLLAGHVLGTVNVDNRGLTGIEKYIDDSVGTDPVHAASLSTRMPVRLSLDIGVQHALEDELDDAEQKYRAAGSAGIVLNVKTGEVLASASTPRINPAWPSQAHDDKYLDKMTAGTYELGSVFKTLTIAMALDEGLAKPDTIIDVRKPLEVGRFTVTDFHPANRPLSVTEVFTHSSNIGAGMLALQAGPDKFEAFLRKFGMLSPLKTEEGPVAAPQLPPKWGKASTITISYGHGLAVAPLQFAAATASVLNDGKPVHPTFLKRYGGDQAAEKSLVTRTTSRDMARLMRLNVTAPDGTGKEADVPGYRVGGKTGTADMPGRGGYSSKSVISSFLGAFPMDDPQYVTFVILFDPKGTAETKGQHTAGYTAAPVTSRLISRIAGQLGVAPTDVAASQ
- a CDS encoding UDP-N-acetylmuramoyl-L-alanyl-D-glutamate--2,6-diaminopimelate ligase; this encodes MRLSDVLPAGIEPPPGAGSVEVTGITAASAAVGKGAIFAALPGSKVDGASYVPDALQRGASAIVIGKGKGVTVPAGVALIEVDNPRAALAKIAAKFAGRQPRCAVAVTGTSGKTSVADFTRQIFTSLGRKAASVGTIGIVKPDGAVYGSLTTPDPVTLHTTLASLADEGVTHLAFEASSHGLDQNRLDGVELSAAAFTNLGRDHMDYHPTEEAYLAAKLRLFMELLQPGQPAVINTDGARSADVAAAAKARGLRVMTVGQSGDTLKRTSLTRDGFQQRIGILFDGRSFDVRLPLVGAYQVENALVAAGLAIATGEKADAVLAALESLKGVPGRLEIIGERNGGLAVVDYAHKPEALAAALDACRPFVTGRLISVFGCGGDRDKGKRPIMGRISVEKADVTIVTDDNPRSEDAASIRAEILAGAAGAREIGNRAEAIATAVSMMQPGDVALIAGKGHETGQIVGDRILPFSDHDEVRKALES
- the rsmH gene encoding 16S rRNA (cytosine(1402)-N(4))-methyltransferase RsmH, translating into MTRGGGAEGASLGPAEKPPRHIPVLRSEVLETLAPKAGETYIDGTFGAGGYTRAILEAADCRVLALDRDPNAIRGAAPLLAEFAPRLTLVESPFSRLEEVAQDALGGAQVDGVVLDIGVSSMQLDDAERGFSFQHDGPLDMRMSSNGQTVADFVNSAAEEIIANVIYAFGEEHKSRAIARAIVRRRAETPYARTRELADTVSRVFHGRKVDGRHPATRTFQALRIFINDELGELASALSAAERVLRPGGRLVVVSFHSLEDRIVKKFIAERSGKTQSVSRHLPTETIKSTPPSFRIVNSRPLTPSKGELDVNPRARSARLRAAFRTDSDPWPLNRETLGFPAFED